In Zea mays cultivar B73 chromosome 7, Zm-B73-REFERENCE-NAM-5.0, whole genome shotgun sequence, the following proteins share a genomic window:
- the LOC100381780 gene encoding uncharacterized isoform X1, with the protein MPSAPGEKDPQVIPRPATGPPLVQTLTPVNATGSPAIDPRLAQPSWPGHVVLLRPCAAWPPHLPVPLLLPHQNVDALEDVAAADVNPAIDSCDEKMLPKVNMLFDGESDAYEFYNAYAEKVGFFVRRSTLWTTSKNIITRRTFVCSREGFREKKKGAKEAKCPRPETRIGCPASLTIRLTANGKYRLTEFVPNHNHQLATASTVHMLKTKKIRRKARAARENLADDTVSTPEFENEDEAYEFYSMYAGKIGFSVRRASMTVNNENVITRRMFVCSKEGFREKKRGAKRVKKPRPETRTGCPACMVIRLGTNEKYQVTEFVTCHNHQLGAAAASDLVMASGSTENDQDDGFDQADRSPDDSVHKQNLIYGSTTLSSLEGRSCKRYKYTKTPRSGDVGATLEYLQKVQHDNPSFFYAVKSDDDGNFTNFFWADSKSIVDFFHFGDVVCFDSGYALQGYDRPLALFTGVNHHKQTVIFGAAIIYDESKEAFQWLLDTFKMAMNGTHPKTLLTDRSVALSEAVAATLPATAHRYCVWQIYQNALQQLSQAFHGSKTLECNFKRCLFDCEDEDEFVTAWKEMLEKYDLEDNQWLADLFSIKEKWALAYGRDAFYADMKSVQQKESLTSELKKHLSLECDLLNFFEQFERLLCDRRSAEMEADVNANQSTKKPPSMRMLRQAANAYTPSAFKMFEREFELYMDCMLYICGEMSTIFEYRISVEDKSRDHFVKFDSLNSMMNCTCKTFEFIGIPCRHMLKVLDMRNIKDLPAQYIMKRWRKDAKSGSSNGGCAFLFDGDPDFSHIKRYNFLCRMFSVAAARAATSDESFAYMENQSNILMDQIEQVIQTRPPDIADLIGANCDRTQNPVDNIVAEGIQSHTNFLSGSTDGSLTFPFTLGAGTLDYR; encoded by the exons ATGCCATCAGCACCTGGGGAGAAGGATCCACAAGTTATACCGAGGCCTGCGACGGGgcctcctctggtgcagactctcaCGCCTGTCAATGCAACAGGAAGTCCTGCCATAGACCCGAGGCTGGCGCAGCCGTCTTGGCCTGGCCATGTAGTACTCCTGCGCCCTTGTGCAGCTTGGCCTCCTCATTTGCCAGTCCCGTTGCTGCTTCCGCACCAAAATGTG GATGCTCTGGAGGATGTGGCTGCAGCAGATGTTAACCCTGCGATCGATAGCTGTGACGAGAAGATGTTGCCCAAGGTGAATATGTTGTTCGATGGTGAAAGCGATGCGTATGAGTTCTACAATGCATATGCGGAAAAGGTGGGCTTCTTTGTCCGAAGGTCAACGCTCTGGACGACGTCAAAGAACATAATCACTAGGAGAACTTTTGTGTGCTCGAGAGAGGGGTTTCGGGAGAAGAAGAAGGGAGCAAAGGAAGCAAAGTGCCCACGTCCCGAAACACGAATTGGATGCCCTGCAAGCTTGACCATTAGACTTACTGCTAATGGCAAGTACCGTTTGACAGAGTTTGTGCCGAATCATAACCATCAGCTGGCAACAGCCTCTACAGTTCATATGCTGAAAACAAAGAAAATCAGGCGCAAAGCACGGGCTGCGAGAGAAAACCTGGCAGATGATACCGTGAGTACACCAGAATTTGAGAATGAAGACGAGGCATATGAATTTTACAGCATGTATGCGGGGAAAATTGGGTTCAGCGTGCGCAGGGCTAGCATGACGGTGAATAATGAGAATGTTATAACCAGAAGAATGTTTGTTTGTTCAAAAGAAGGATTCCGTGAGAAGAAAAGAGGAGCAAAAAGAGTAAAGAAACCTCGACCAGAAACACGAACTGGCTGTCCGGCATGTATGGTCATCAGGCTTGGAACTAACGAGAAATATCAAGTCACAGAATTTGTTACCTGCCACAATCACCAGCTTGGAGCTGCAGCAGCTTCTGATCTTGTCATGGCATCTGGGAGTACAGAAAATGATCAAGATGATGGATTTGATCAGGCAGATAGATCACCCGATGATTCTGTTCACAAGCAAAATCTGATTTATGGAAGTACCACTCTGAGTTCCCTAGAAGGTAGAAGTTGCAAAAGATACAAGTATACAAAGACTCCACGCTCAGGTGATGTTGGCGCTACACTAGAATACCTGCAAAAGGTGCAACATGATAACCCTTCATTCTTCTATGCTGTAAAATCTGATGATGATGGGAACTTCACAAATTTTTTCTGGGCAGATTCAAAATCTATTGTGGACTTTTTCCATTTTGGTGACGTAGTCTGTTTTGATTCAGGATATGCATTGCAAGGCTATGATAGGCCATTGGCTTTGTTTACAGGTGTGAATCATCATAAGCAGACAGTTATCTTTGGTGCTGCAATTATATATGATGAAAGTAAAGAAGCTTTCCAATGGTTATTAGATACTTTCAAGATGGCAATGAACGGAACACATCCCAAGACATTGTTAACTGATAGATCTGTTGCCTTAAGTGAAGCTGTTGCAGCCACGTTGCCTGCTACAGCCCATCGTTATTGTGTGTGGCAAATTTATCAAAATGCTCTGCAGCAGCTGAGTCAAGCTTTCCATGGTTCAAAAACTCTAGAATGCAACTTCAAGAGATGCCTATTTGATTGTGAGGATGAGGATGAGTTTGTGACAGCATGGAAGGAAATGTTGGAAAAGTATGACCTAGAAGATAATCAATGGCTAGCAGATTTGTTCTCAATAAAGGAGAAATGGGCACTGGCATATGGCCGCGATGCATTTTATGCTGATATGAAAAGCGTCCAGCAAAAGGAAAGTTTGACAAGTGAGCTGAAGAAACATCTATCATTGGAATGTgaccttttgaacttctttgagcAGTTTGAAAGACTGTTATGTGATCGTCGGTCTGCAGAGATggaggctgatgtgaatgctaatCAGAGTACAAAGAAGCCACCTTCTATGCGAATGTTAAGGCAAGCTGCCAATGCATATACACCTTCTGCCTTTAAAATGTTTGAGAGGGAATTTGAATTGTACATGGATTGCATGCTCTACATCTGTGGTGAGATGAGCACAATTTTCGAGTATAGAATAAGTGTTGAGGACAAGTCAAGAGATCACTTCGTTAAATTTGATTCACTCAATTCCATGATGAATTGTACTTGTAAGACGTTTGAATTTATTGGCATCCCATGTCGCCATATGCTGAAGGTACTTGACATGAGGAATATCAAGGACCTTCCTGCCCAGTACATCATGAAAAGGTGGAGGAAGGATGCCAAATCAGGATCCTCAAATGGTGGTTGTGCTTTCTTGTTTGATGGTGACCCTGACTTTTCTCACATAAAACGTTATAATTTTTTGTGTCGTATGTTCAGTGTAGCAGCGGCTAGAGCTGCAACTTCTGATGAATCATTTGCATATATGGAAAACCAGTCAAACATACTGATGGATCAAATAGAGCAAGTTATTCAAACCAGGCCCCCTGACATAGCTGATCTTATTGGTGCTAATTGTGATCGAACACAAAATCCAGTTGACAATATTGTCGCTGAAGGCATTCAAAGTCATACTAATTTTCTTAGTGGCTCCACTGATG GCTCTCTAACATTTCCATTCACATTGGGTGCTGGCACATTGGATTACCGCTGA
- the LOC103634344 gene encoding alpha-L-arabinofuranosidase 1 — protein sequence MPEDTYKGHGFRTELISMILDLKPRFLRFPGGCFVEGDWLRNAFRWRESIGPWEERPGHFGGVWHYWTDDGLGYYEFLQVPLYTASVRAFLPCWCPH from the exons ATGCCTGAAGACACATACAAG GGACATGGCTTTCGCACAGAACTTATATCCATGATTTTGGATTTAAAACCACGATTCTTGAGATTTCCTG GAGGCTGCTTTGTAGAAGGTGACTGGTTAAGAAATGCCTTTAGGTGGAGAGAATCTATTGGTCCATGGGAAGAGAGACCTGGACACTTTGGGGGTGTTTGGCATTACTGGACTGATGATGGCCTTGGATACTATGAATTTCTTCAGGTGCCACTTTATACTGCTTCTGTTCGAGCTTTCCTTCCCTGTTGGTGTCCTCACTGA
- the LOC100279757 gene encoding ADP-ribosylation factor GTPase-activating protein AGD5 (The RefSeq protein has 1 substitution compared to this genomic sequence) — protein MNEKASVSKELNAKHKKILEGLLRHPENRECADCKSKGPRWASVNLGIFICMTCSGIHRSLGVHISKVRSATLDTWLPEQVAFIQSMGNEKANSYWEAELPPNYDRVGIENFIRAKYEDKRWVPRNGTSKSSSSVRDEKSQESPASANRSGHGHRSSFEQNRASPALPSKVAHAASRISSQASPQPPKVETPVPKVVLPPQSQKSPAKVDATPPKVEKPSVTPPPKVDYATDLFNMLSMDGTTEKESASSSNDDNGWDGFQSAQPVPSSEKKDSAKPAESKTQSTSGMEDLFKDSPAVPLSSAPAVSQVNARNDIMSLFEKSNMVSPFAAHQQQLALMSQQQALLMAALKAGNAPQMMIPGTANQLNANGTLPFQNWTNLYQNPGSTPAAAQNGATKVANNNQDFSSGTFGFGTPGVYNISPTVPANGATTAGAINNGTASTASSTLPSQSGKDYDFSSLTQGFFTKR, from the exons ATGAACGAAAAGGCGTCCGTCTCCAAGGAGCTCAACGCCAAGCACAAGAAG ATATTGGAAGGTCTTCTACGGCATCCTGAGAATAGAGAATGCGCAGACTGCAAGTCAAA GGGTCCTCGATGGGCAAGTGTGAATCTAGGTATCTTTATATGCATGACATGTTCTGGCATTCATAGAAGCCTGGGGGTGCACATATCTAAG GTAAGATCTGCCACCCTGGATACATGGCTGCCAGAGCAAGTTGCATTTATTCAAT CAATGGGAAACGAAAAAGCAAATAGCTATTGGGAAGCAGAGCTGCCTCCTAACTACGATAGGGTTGGAATAGAGAATTTCATCCGTGCAAA ATATGAGGACAAGAGATGGGTACCAAGGAATGGAACATCAAAATCTTCGTCCAGTGTTCGAGATGAGAAGAGCCAAGAGTCTCCGGCTAGTGCTAATAGGAGTGGACATGGTCATAGATCTTCATTTGAGCAAAACCGTGCTTCACCAGCTCTTCCGAGCAAAGTTGCACATGCAGCTTCAAGGATATCCTCTCAG GCATCACCTCAGCCCCCGAAGGTAGAAACACCAGTTCCAAAGGTGGTTTTACCTCCTCAGTCACAGAAATCCCCCGCCAAAGTTGATGCAACACCGCCTAAAGTTGAGAAGCCATCGGTTACACCACCTCCTAAAGTTGATTATGCCACTGATCTCTTTAACATGTTGTCAATGGATGGAACAACAGAGAAAGAGTCAGCGTCATCTTCAAACGACGATAATGGCTGGGATGGCTTCCagt CTGCACAACCAGTACCTAGTTCAGAGAAAAAAGATTCTGCCAAACCAGCAGAAAGCAAGACCCAGTCTACATCTGGAATGGAAGACTTATTTAAAGACTCACCAGCTGtgccattatcctcagctccagcTGTTTCCCAAGTAAACGCTAAGAATGATATCATGAGTTTGTTTGAGAAG TCCAATATGGTATCACCTTTCGCTGCCCATCAACAGCAGCTGGCGCTCATGTCTCAGCAGCAAGCTCTTCTAATGGCTGCTCTCAAAGCTGGAAATGCACCACAAATGATGATTCCAGGGACTGCCAATCAGCTAAATGCTAACGGAACCTTGCCTTTCCAAAACTGGACAAATCTTTATCAAAATCCTGGGTCGACTCCAGCAGCAGCACAGAATGGTGCCACCAAG GTTGCTAACAACAATCAGGACTTCTCTTCTGGTACCTTCGGTTTTGGCACACCTGG GGTGTACAACATTAGCCCAACTGTCCCAGCAAATGGGGCCACGACAGCAGGTGCTATCAACAACGGCACTGCATCAACTGCCTCTTCTACTCTCCCCTCACAATCTGGCAAAGACTATGATTTTTCGTCCTTAACTCAAGGATTTTTCACCAAACGATGA